The Meriones unguiculatus strain TT.TT164.6M chromosome 1, Bangor_MerUng_6.1, whole genome shotgun sequence genome has a segment encoding these proteins:
- the LOC110553929 gene encoding interferon-induced transmembrane protein 3-like, giving the protein MEEKPSSAHVTSTVVHIHTDSIPRDYVTWSMFNALFMNSCCLGFIAYVYSVKSRDRKMVGDMSGAQTFASTAKNLNISAVVISIIMFIILIIVYSAVKKQGKYFYITI; this is encoded by the exons ATGGAGGAGAAGCCCAGCTCAGCTCACGTGACATCCACTGTGGTTCATATCCACACGGACAGTATCCCGCGGGATTATGTTACCTGGTCCATGTTTAACGCCCTGTTCATGAACAGCTGCTGCCTGGGTTTCATTGCCTATGTCTACTCTGTGAAG TCCAGGGACAGGAAGATGGTGGGCGATATGAGTGGAGCCCAGACCTTTGCTTCAACTGCCAAGAACCTGAACATCAGTGCTGTGGTCATCTCCATCATTATGTTCATCATACTTATCATTGTATATAGCGCAGTTAAAAAAcagggaaaatatttttatataaccaTATAG
- the LOC110553917 gene encoding interferon-induced transmembrane protein 3 → MNHTSQAFLTATTGGHPPNYERIKEEYEVAELGGTPGSASVRTTVINMPREVSVPDHVVWSLFNTLFMNFCCLGFIAYAYSVKSRDRKMVGDVTGAQAYASTAKCLNISTLVLSILTVVITIVAVVIIVVNARQPLI, encoded by the exons ATGAACCACACTTCTCAAGCCTTCCTTACTGCTACCACTGGAGGACACCCACCAAACTATGAAAGAATCAAGGAAGAGTATGAGGTGGCTGAGCTGGGGGGAACCCCTGGATCAGCTTCTGTCAGAACCACCGTGATCAACATGCCCAGAGAGGTCTCTGTGCCCGACCATGTGGTCTGGTCCCTGTTCAACACACTCTTCATGAACTTCTGCTGCCTGGGTTTCATAGCCTACGCCTACTCAGTGAAG TCTAGGGACAGGAAGATGGTGGGCGATGTGACCGGAGCCCAGGCCTACGCCTCCACTGCCAAGTGCCTGAACATCAGCACCCTGGTCCTCAGCATCCTCACGGTTGTTATCACCATTGTTGCCGTCGTCATCATTGTTGTAAACGCTAGACAGCCTTTGATTTGA